From the genome of Faecalibacterium prausnitzii:
GGTCAGGTGGTCGTCCACCACAAAGATGATGTCGCCGCCGCGGCCGCCGTCGCCGCCGTCCGGGCCGCCTGCTGCCACGAATTTTTCGCGGTGAAAGCTCACCGCGCCGTCGCCGCCCTTGCCCGCGTGGAGCCAGATGGTGGCGATGTCGATAAAGTTGGTTTGTGCTGCCATACAGGCCCTCCTTATCAGCCTCTCCGTTTCGCCTCCCCTCATGCGGGCAGGCAGCAATGCAGGGCATTGCCGGAGAGGTCATTGCTTTTACTCAAATCACTCAAAAAAGAGCCGGGCCACAAGGGTCCGGCTCTTCAGGTTGCAGTTTTTCAGGCAGAAGTTACTGCTTCACGCTGCACTTCTTGCCGCTCTTGCCCACGCGCTCAAAGCGGACGGTGCCGTCAACCAGAGCAAACAGGGTATCATCGCTGCCCTTACCAACGTTCTCACCCGGCTGAATGTGGGTGCCACGCTGACGAACAAGGATGTTGCCGGCCAGAACGAACTGACCATCTGCACGCTTTGCGCCCAGACGCTGAGCCGCAGAATCACGGCCGTTCTTGGTGCTGCCTACGCCCTTTTTATGTGCCATTGTAATTTTCCTCCTTAGCCGTTGATCGCAGTGATCTCAACCTTGGTATAGGGCTGACGATGGCCCATGCGGCGAGCACTGTGCTTCTTTGCGCGATAGGTAATGATGTTCAGCTTCTTGCCCTTGCCATTCTTGATGACCTTGGCAGAGACGGAAGCGCCCTCAACAACGGGAGCGCCAACCTTGACCGAACCCTCCTCGCCGACAGCGAGAACCTGATCAAACTTCACTTCGGAGTCAGCTTCAACGTCCAGCTTTTCGATGTAGACGATGTCGCCCTGCTCCACGCGGTACTGCTTACCGCCGGTAACAATGATTGCGTACATTTGTTTCATTCCTTTTCGTTGTACTCGCTGGTCGTAAAGGCAGACCCCTACGGGGCCATTTGCGGCGCCCACACCAAGCGGCTAGAATAGTATAGCAGAAAAGCGAGTCGATTGCAAGAGGTTTTGCGCATTCCCGCAAAGTTTTTTCAGGATGCGGAGGTCAGCTGCTCCTTTACCGTTTTGTTGTAGGCCTCGGTGCGCTCCACGAAGAGGGCGCGCGGGCTGGACGCAGCCAATTCTTCCGGCTCCAGCCGGAAGGCAGGGTCTGCCTTTTTCGCCTTTGCGGCGAGGGCGCGGTTCTCGGTGGTAAGGGCCAGCGGCACCATGAGCGGCTTGCCCTTGTACTTTTTCGTCAGAAGGACCTCGGCGACGATGCCGCCCACAACGGCCACAGCCGCCACCACCTGTGACACCCGCAGGCCGATGGAGGGCACCAGCAGCAGGCTGTCGGTGCGGAGAGCTTCGATCCAGAACCGGCCCGCGCCGTACCAGATGAGGTAGCGCAGGGCGATGTCGCCCGCAAACTTTCGCTTTTTGATGTGCCGCACCAGCAGGAACAGCCCCACGAAGCACCAGATGCTCTCATACAGAAAGGTGGGATGCACCGGCAGATTCGGGTCAATGATCACTCCTTTGGGCGCTGTGACCACGCTGCTGAGCAGATAGTCGTGGGTAGCCTCGCTGTACATGCCCCAGGGCAGGGTGGTGTTGCAGCCAAAGGCTTCCTGATTGAAGAAGTTGCCCCAGCGGCCGCAGCCCTGCCCGATGAGAAAGCCCATCGCGGCCAGGTCGAACATGGGCAGCACCGGCACTTTGCGCCACTTGCAGGCCAGACCGCCGAACAGGAAGCCGCCGATGACGCCGCCGTAGATGGCAAGCCCGCCGTCCCGGATGGCCAGCACCTCCCACAGGGAATCGTAATTGTAGGGTGCCATCGCCACATAGTAGAGCCGGGCGCAGAGGATGCCCATCACGACACCGATGAGGATAACGTCCACCATGGCGTCAGCGTCCACGCCGAACTCCACCCCGTGGCGGAACGCGAACACCAGCGCCAGGCACATGCCCACCGCGATGCAGACACCGTACCAGTAAATGTTGATGCCGCCAATGGAAAAGGCAACACGGTTCAGCGGAAAGCTGAGCCCCAGTGCCGGAAATTCTACCAGATTCGTCAAATGCGTCATGTCAGTCCTCCAGTTCTGCTTCGTCGTCCGTGTCGGGCAGGTCCGCCGTGCCGTCCGGGTCGATGTACATCGCTGCCATCCGGCCCGGCTGCAGGATGGTCTGCAAGGCGGCATCGGCGTCTTCGGCGGTCAGCGCCGCCAGCGTTGCGATCTGCTGGGCGACCGTCTGGCCGGAGAGGGCGAAGTCTGCCATCTGGCTGGCCGAGTCCTCCACATTTTCCAAATTTTCGATCAGCTGGCCGTACTTTTCGTTCTTGCAGAGGGTGAAGACCTCCCGGTCGATGCCCGCACGGCGGACCTGTTCGATCTCATCCAGAAGCAGCTGCTTCACGGTGTCGGGCTCATCGCTCTCGCCGGTGAAGAGGATGCAGCAGCAGCCGTCCACCCGCAGCACTTCCCCTCCGAAGCCGGGATTGGTCAGGCCGGAATCGTACAGCCGGCGGTAGAGCGGCGACATGCCGCCGCAGATGCAGCAGAGGACGAGGTCGTACAGCATCTCGCTGCGCAGGTCATCCGGTGCAAGGGGCGCTTCCTTGAAGCCGAGGCCGAAGCAGGGCTTTGAGACCGGCATCCGGATGCGCTTTTCCGCAGCCGCCAGCGTCATGGGCTCGTCGGCCCAAAGGCGCTGCACCCGCTCTTCGGGGCGGGGGTCCAGCAGGCCGTGGCGCGCACAGGCGGCCAGGACCTGCTCCATTGTGGTATTGCCTGCTGCTGCCAGCACCATATTGCCGGGGGCATAGAATGCCTCGCAGCAGTCGTAGAGCATTCCGGGGGTGATCTCCGCAATGCTCTCGCAGCTGCCCGCGATGTCACTGCGGATGGGGTGGCTGTGGTAAAGGCACTCGCACAGGCCGGTGATGAGCCGCCAGTCGGCGCTGTCATCGTACATCTTGATCTCCTGCCCGATGATGCCCTGCTCCTTGGCGATGGTCTGTTCGGTGAAATAGGGGTGTCCCACCATGCCCAGCAGCACATCCAGACTTTCGTCCAGCTGCTGGGTGGCCGTGAAGAGGTAGCAGGTGCGGTCGAAGCTAGTGAACGCATTGGCGTTGGCACCGGTCTTCGCAAACTTGGCGAAAGCGTCGCCGTCCTGATCCTCGAACATCTTGTGCTCCAGAAAATGCGCCACACCGGCGGGCAGGTGCACTTCCCGCCCGTTCAGGCGGAAATCCCGGTCAATGGAGCCGAAGCGGGTGGCATAGATGACATGGGTGCCGGAATAGCCCGGCATGGGCCGCACGAGGACCGTCAGCCCGGAAGGAAGCACCTTCCACTGGTCTGCCGCCGCTTCCGCGAGGGCTTTGCTCTGCAATTCAGACATGGGCCGGCCCCTCCTCTCTGGTCAGCAGGTAACTCACGGACAGCGTCAGCTGGCGCAGGATGGCGCGGACGTCTTCTCTGGTGACGGCGCGCAGGGCCGCACGGGCCTCGTCCGGGGTCTGCACGGCACCGCCCCGCAGCACCTCCATATAGTACCAGGTCTCGATGCCGCCCAGGCTGTCCTCGATGCCCGCCATCCCGCTCAGCAGGGAGAGGCGGCAGTCTTCCAGTTCCTCTTCGGTGATGGGCCCGGTGCGCAGATCGTCCAGCTCCTTCAGGATGGCCTGCTCGGCGCGGGCGGCGTCGGTGTGTTCCACGCCGCTGTTCACTGCCATGCTGCCCGTAAAGCTCTGGAAGCTGGACGAGCAGTAGTAGCACAGGTGGTCGCGCTCCCGCACGTTGAGGAACAGGCGGCTGGTGACGCTGCCGCCGTAAAGCGCCATGGCCAGCCGGACAGCTGCCATCTGGTCCGGCTGCATCGGCTCGCCCAGCGTGAAGAGCATACAGAGTTTGGCCTGCACGGTGTCGAAGCATTCCGTCTTCCGCACAGTCTCCTGCCGGGGCATCGCCAGATTTTCGCACAGCGGCACCGGGCGGCGGGCCACCGCGGCCAGCTCCCCCAGCAGCGCCTGCGTGACGGCCTGCGTCTCTGCCTCGCCGCAGCCCAGAATGAGCAGTTCGATCTGTGCGGTCTCCAGCATTTCGCGGTAGGCGGCGGTCAGGGTCTCCGGCGTCAGGCCGTCCACCTCTTCCAGATAGCCCTCCTGCCGGATGCCGGCAGGGCTGGCCCCGAAGAACTCCCGGTTGGCCTGCCGCTGGCAGTAGATGCGCTTTTCGTTCACTTCATCTTCCAGCGATTTGCGGAGCATCTGCTTCTCGATGGCCACGGCCTCCGGGTCAAACACGCCGCCCGAAAAGGCGGGGTGAAAGGCCGTGCCCAGCGCCAGTGCGGCGTATTCGCGGGTGAGGTCCTCCCCTTCCAGCGCAAAGCGGTTCTTGATGCCGGTGGCGCTGACGCAGAGGTTGTGGTTCGCGCCCAGCGGGCGGGCGTCCACGGTCAGGTCTGCACCGTACAGGCGGGCCAGCTTTTTGGTCATCTGGGTCATATCGGGGCAGTCCGCATAGCCGCGCTCCATCACCAGCGGGAGCAGCGCGTGGGCGGTGGCCGTCTCACGCTTTGCCGGGAAAGCGAAATGGAGGCTGATGCGGCAGCGGTTGAATTTTGGCGCCGGGTCCCACGAAAGATGGACGCCGGGCGCGATCTCGGTTCGTTTCAATGGTTTCTCCTTTGGATTTATGATTTTGCGCGTTCCAGCGCAAGGAACTCTTCCAGCGCAAGGCCGGACTCCCGGATGGCGCAGGCATTTTCCACGCCCACATACCGCCAGTGCCAGGGGGCGTAGACCATGCCGGTGGCGCTCTGGCGGTCCTCCGGCCAGCGGAGGATGAAGCCGTACTCGGCGGCATAGGCCGTCAGCCACTCATAGGCGCGGGTCTCGGCAAAAGCTGCCGTCTTCTCGGTGCAGTCCGACGAGAGGATATCGGCGCAGTAGCCGGTCCCCTGCTCGCTGGTGCTGGCCGCAGGCTGCAAAGAGGCCGTATGGTCGGCGGCTTCCTCAGCCGAAAGGCGGCTGTTCTCGGCGCTGTAAGCGGTCAGGCGGGTCTCGTAGGCGGCGGTGCGGGCATCCGCATCCTGCCAGCCGGTCACAAGGTTCAGCTCGACTCCGTCCGCCTGCGCGGCCTCGGCCATGCTGCGGTAAGCGGAAGCGGCCTCGGCCTCCAGCTGCTCGCCGGTGGCGTCGTCGGCCACTGCAAGCTCCGGCGCAGGCTCTTCTTCCAGCGCGAGGTTGGCGTTCACCACCACGAGCCGGTCGTCGGCGGCGTCGAACACATAGGAGCTGCTGTCGTAGTTCCGCGCCGTGAAGGGCACCGGCCCCGCGATCAGGGCGTGGGCCTTGGGCAGCAGCCAGAGGATGCCGGTGGCCATCAGCGCCACGGCTCCGCCGCATGCGGCCAGAAAAAGCACCCAGTTCCGCGCCAGCCGCAGACATTTGCGGATCTTCCACTCCCGGTAGGTCATCCGCCTGGCGGGCGATCGTTTCTGCATATCAGTTTACCCCATCTCTTTGGATCATTTTCTATCGCTGCGGTGCAGCCTGTTCAGGATACACCTTATTTATGAACATTTATACTTCCTGCGCCTTCTGGCTGCGGATATCCTGCCCGGCGAACAGGCAGGGCACGAAGGCCGACAGGCGGCTGGAGATCTTTTCGGTATAGAGCTTTTCCAGCAGTGCGCCGTCCGTGATGTTGGTGGTGACGATTGTGGGCAGGTGCGCCCCCAGCCGGTTGTTGAGCAGACTGTACAGGGTGCTCAGGAAAAAGTTGGAATTGAACTCGGTGCCCAGGTCGTCCAGAATGAGCAGGTCGGCCCCGGCTGCGGTCTGCAGCAAGGTCTCCTCCTCGCCGCCGGGGTCTGCACCAAAGTGCAGTGCTTCCAGCTTGGAGAAAAAGTCCGGGCTGGACACGTAAATGACATCGAAGTCCTTTTCCAGCACGATGCCCGCAATGGCAAGGGCCGCATGGGTCTTGCCCAGGCCCGCATTGCCGAACAGCATCAGGCTCTCGCTGCTGCGGTCAAACTCTTCGGCATACGCGCGCAGCTCCGCCAGCAGACCGCCCATGTAGCTGCGGACCGGCTCGCCCAGCTTGTCGTCCATGGTGTTCGGGTAGTAGCGCAGCTCCATGGTATCGAAGCTGGAAATGGACAGGCTGGACAGGCTCTCGATCTCCTCGCGGCGGAGTTTCTGCATGAGCTTATGGACGCAGATGCAAGTGTGCCCCTCGAACGTGCCGGTGTCCTGGCATTTTTTGCAGGTGAAATGCGGTTCCAGCGCATCGGCGGGGCGTCCGCTGGACGCCAGCAGGGCCGTCAGTTCCTGTTTTGCCTTGGCCAGTGCGGCGGCAGCGGCGGTGCGGTCCTTGCCGGAGGCACCGGCCAGCGCACAGCGCACGCCCCGCACCCGCACCTCTTCTTCGGCGTGGCGGAGGGCCGGGACGGCCGCTTCGGCTGCGGCGCGGGCATCCTCGGCGTTGGCGCGCGCGGTCTGACGCCGCAGCGCGACGGCCCGCATCGCCTCCTGATACAGTTCACGTTTGGTACGCATAATTTCTCCTTACTGCGATGCTTCGTCCGGCTGTTTCCGCAGGGAGCGGCGGCGGACAGCGTTTTTGAGGAAGTCGTTTCCGCTGGGCGTCTCGCGGTCCACCCGGAGGTTCCGGCTGGCACCCGCTCCGGCCACCGGCCCGCGCACATCGTGGACGGTACGCAGGCCCTTGGCGTTCCAGGTCTTGAGGATGCTGTTCCAGTACCACAGATCCCTCTTGGCACCGGCCTGCACGGCGGCTTCCTCCACCATGGCATCGTCGTAACCGTAGACCTCGTACCAGCGGGCGATGGCTTTGCGCCCGCCGAGGGTCAGTTCGCTTTCGGCAATGCCCAGCAGACCGCTGACGTACTGCTCCCGCTGGGCACGGAGGGCCAGCAGCTGCAAGTGCGCATCTGCCTGCTCGCCGGACTCCACGCCCTCGGCGCGCCAGACCTTCAACTCGTGGCTCACAGCCCCCATCGTCCGCTTGCCCCTGCTGGCCACATAGGCCACGCAGAGCATGACAGTCTCCGGCGCAAAGCCCTCGACGATATACAGATTGACGAGCTTTTCCATCTCGCTGTGGGTCAGCGGACGGGCAAAACCGGCCTGTGCGCAGTCAATGAGGCTGGAGATCATCGGGTCGGTGCGGGAGGCCGCTGCGATCTCGGCCCAGGTCATGGGGGCCGGGGCGCTGGGTTCCTCGCCCGGTGCGGCGTTCTCCTCGTAGCGTTCCAGCAGGCCCGCACCGGCCCAGAAGGCCAGCGCGCTCTCGGCGCTCATCTTACTGCGGAGCTTGAGGTCTGCGCAGATCTTCTCCGGGTCGGTCACGCCGGTGGCCAGCACATACAGCGCCACCCGGACGTTATACTCCTCCGCGATGCCCAGCTTGGAAAACACCAGCTGCGGCACGGCGATGGCATCGCCCTTCTGCTCTTTCAAACGGTAGATCATTCGGCTTTTTCCTCCTCCGGCGCAGGCGGTGCCCACGGCTCGCAATCCAGGATGGAGGGGGTGTTCTTCCAGCGCTCCGGCTCGGCCTCAAAGGCCTCCTTCATGCACTGCGCGGCAGCGGCGCGGCCCGCGTCGCTCAGCGGGAAGACTTCGCGGCGGCGCAGCGCGGGGTCGGTCTGGTCCAGCGCCCAGGGGTCCGGCCAGATGTCCACCGTGAGGATGGCCTCCTCTTTTTCGGCCCCCTCCCCGCCTTCCGGGTCAGGTACCGTGCGCTTGCCGGGCGTGAGCAGATACCGCATCCCGGCTTCGCTGCCGCTGTATGAATTTTTGCACTTGAAGTAGTGCAGCAATGGGACAAAGATCATGATACAGGTTCTCTCCAAAAACAGATTGTCCTTTTTAGTATAGCATTTTTTGCAGGCAAAGAAAAGCCGCAGAGGTTCAAAAAAGGACCCCGAAAAAATGAATCAAAAAACAGTTGACAAACCCTCTCACCTTTGCTAAACTAATAGAGTAGCTTGCAGGGTTAGCTCATCCGGTAGAGCGACTGCTTCCCAAGCAGTAGGCGGCGGGTTCGAGTCCCGTATCCTGCTCCAAAATAAAGCGGCAGAGTGTCTGAATTTCAGATGCTCTGCCGCTTTTCATTTTTGTTCCCGGTTCAAGCTGTTTTCCGGTGGAAGGTTCCCCGTCAGATGGCACAACGGTGAAGAAACCCCCATGTTTCAATCCACGACCGGCACGTCCAGCCCGAATTCCAGCGGGCGGAAGCGGGGGCAGACATTTTCGGTGATGCAGATGACCGATGCGGCCAGACGGCTGCCGATCTCGCAGGATTCCGCCAGCGTTTTTCCGTAGGTCAGGCCGATGACGGTGCCCGCGAAAAACGCATCGCCCGCGCCGGTGGTGTCGATGACGTCCACCTTCTTGGCCGGAACAATGCCGCAGTCCCCGTCCGCCTGGGCATAGACTGCGCCCTTGTCGCCCATGGTGACCACCATGCAGGGGATGTTTGCGCTCCGGACATTGGCCGCCAGCACCCGGCACATCTCCTCCGGTTCCAGATGGCCGTAATCGTCCGAGAAGAGCAGCCCGGCCTCCTGCTGGTTGCAGACAAAACAGTCGATCTGCTGCAAAAAGTCCCTGCGCTCCATCGCAATGCTCATGTTGGAGACCACCGCGTACACCTTTTTGCCGTACTTTTTGGCGTAGCGCAGCGTCTGCTTGACGGTCTCCTTTTCGAGGTCCAGCTCCAGCGCGATGCTGTCGCAGTCCCGAAAGATCTCGTCTCCCTGCTCTTCCAGCAGCCCGATCAGCGGGGTGGTGTCCGGCCGCTTGGAGATGGCCGCACAGACGTCGCCGTCGTTGTTGAAGATGGCCAGCCAGGTGCCCATGCCATCCGGCACACGCTGGATGAACCGGGTGTTGACCTTGTGGTTGTTCAGCTTCTCAATGACGTCCAGACCCATGCCGGTATCATCCACCAGGCCCACAAAGGTGGGCCGCAGCTCCACGTTGGCGATATCTTCCGCCACATTGCGGCTCACACCGCCGTGCACCTGCTCCACGCGCCCGGCGTTTCGTCCGCCGGGGATGTAAGTCGAGAGCGGATACCCCTTGATGTCCACAAAAACTGCGCCGATGACTACGATTCCCATACGAAAAATTCCTTTCCGGATTTTACATTTTCCTCATTATACACTATCTTCCGGCAGGAATCCATCGTTCTTCGGAAATTGTGCCATTTTCCGCGTCCAACATAAAAACAGGAGGCCCATCCCCCAGGATGGACCTCCCATTTTTATGCTTCGCTCTGGCTCGGATGCGGTGTCGGCGGGGCTTTGGTGAAGAGCACCTTCAGCACCAGCGGTGTTGCCACCGAGGATACCACGATGAGCAGAATGACCGCCGTGAAGTACACAGGGTCCACCACGCCGATGTCCAGGCCCTTCTGGGCCACGATCAGGGCCACCTCGCCGCGGGTCATCATGCCGACGCCCACCTTGAGCGAGTCGGCCCAGCTGAAGCGGCAGACCTTTGCCGCCAGACCGCAGCCGATGATCTTGGTGATGAGGGCCACGATGACGAAGCAGACACTGAAGAGCAGGATCTGCGGCGTCAGACCGCTGATGTCCGTCTTCAGGCCAATGCTCGCGAAAAAGACCGGAGCAAACAGCACATAGTTGCTGATATCCACCCGGCGCTCCACATAGGATGCGTCGTCCATGGAGCAGAACACGATGCCGGCAATGTAGGCACCCGTGATGTCTGCGATGCCGAAGTATGCCTCCGCGATGTAGGCCATGGCAAAGCAGAACGCCATGCTCACGATGGTGATGCGCTGGGTGTGGGGGTTGCGCTTGTCCAGCCACTTCATTGCAAAGTGTGCGACGAGGCCCACACCGATGGCCGTGGCAAAGAAGAGCACCGTATTGAAGAGCACCTTACCCAGACCGGTGCCGGTGCCGGAACCGGCACCCAGCACACAGGTCAGCACCACGATACCGATGACATCATCAATGACCGCCGCGCTCACGATCGTCGTGCCGAGGAAGCTCTTCAGATGGCCCATCTCCTGCAGAGCCGCCACCGTGATGGAAACGCTGGTGGCCGTCATGATGGTGCCAATGAAAAGCGCCTTGTAAAACTCCGTGCTGCCCACGGCTGCAAACCCATAGAAGATGCTATAAAGGAGCGTGCCGCCCGCCAGCGGCACAGCCACGCCCACGCAGGCGATCAGGGTGGCAATGGGGCCGGCTTTGATCAGCTCCTTCAGGTTGGTGCCAAGGCCGGTGGAGAACATCAGCAGCACCACGCCGATCTCCGCAAAGACCGAGATGGTATCACTGATGTGGACCAGATTCAGCACACAGGGGCCGATCAGCAGGCCCGCGATGATCTCGCCCACCACCTGCGGGGCTTTGCACTTGCGGGCCGCCAGCCCGAAGAACTTGGCCGTGAGGATGATGATGGCGAGGTTTCGAAAGACCGAATACATTCAAATGACCTTCCTTTACTCAATTTTGCGTTTTTCACGCCCGGCAGGCCCGACCGCGCGTCCTAGCCCACCATATTTTACATTATAACTTGTCGGCTTGTGAAAATCAAAGCCATCCCGGCGAAAATCCAACTAAAGTTTAGCCGCAGACCCGTTTTATTTTCGTGCAGATTTTTTTGCCGGAATGCTTGACAAAGTACCAAACACTTGCTATAATAAATTGCTGTCTGAACAGACACACCGCACAGTCCTGTGAAACCGCAGGATCGTGTACCTTGGCCTCATAATCTTGAGGCCCTCAAGTCCAAAAGGAGGTGCTACAAAATGGCAAAGTACGAAACCATGCTGATTACCAGCGCCGCTCTCGACGAGGAGGCTACCGCCGCTCTGGTGGGCAAGTTCAAGTCCCTGATCGAGGCTAACGGTACGATCGATTCCATCGACGAGTGGGGCAAGCGCCGTCTGGCCTACCCCATCAACGACGAGGAGGAAGGCGTCTACACCGTGATCAACTTCACCAGCGAGCCCAGCTTCCCCGCTGAGCTGGACCGTGTGTACAAGATCACCGAAGGCGTTATGCGCAGCCTGATCGTTGCCCACGAGGAGTAATCTCTCCGTGATCAAAAAGGAGTCTGTTCTATGTTGAATGTTGTTGCTATCATGGGCCGCCTTGTGGCGGACCCGGAGCTCCGCACCACCCAGAGCGGCACCAATGTGTGCAGTTTCCGGATCGCGTGCGACCGCAATTTTGCCCGCCAGGGCGAGCAGCGCCAGGCTGATTTCATCGACATCGTCGCATGGCGTCAGCAGGCCGAGTTTGTTTCGAAGTATTTCCAGAAGGGCAGTTTGATCGCCATTGAAGGTTCGCTTCAGACCCGCCAGTATCAGGACAAGCAGGGAAACAACCGCACCGCTGTGGAAGTTGTGGCCAACAACATCAACTTTGCAGGCCCCAAGAGCAGCAACCAGGGCGGCGGAGCAAATTATCAGAATTCTGCTCCGTCCTACCAGAACGCAGCCCCTGCCCGCCCGGCTGCTGTGGAGGCAGCTCCCAGCTATTCTGCCGGCAGTGCAGATGACTTCGCCGTCATCGACGACAGCGACGATCTGCCGTTCTGATCCGAAACGGTCTATCCGTTAAAATCTTATAGGAGGTAATAAGCAATGGCTTTTGAAAGAACCGAAGGCTCTCGCCCCGCGCGCCCCATCCGCCGCGGCCGCAAGAAGGTTTGCAGCTTCTGTGTCGATCGTATCGACACCATCGATTACAAGGACGTGCCCCGTCTGCGTAAGTACGTCTCTGAGCGTGCAAAGATCATCCCCCGCCGTGTGACCGGCACTTGCGCTTATCATCAGCGCGCACTGACCGTCGCCATCAAGCGTGCTCGTCACGTTGCTCTGATGCCCTACGTCAGCGACTAATCTTCAGAACTTTATCAACCCAGTTCAAAATAATCAGCAATCAGCAAAGCGTCTTCCCCGATGACAAGGGGAAGACGCTTTTTGTTTGTATAAACTCCCTATAAACTCCCTCAGTCACCTGCGGTGACAGCCCCCTCGGAGATGGGGCCTTTTTCCGCTCAGCGGTTCATCCCGATCCATTGTGTGCACCAACGGAGGACCGCCTCTCCTTCCTGCTCTGCCGTCAGGCCGTCGGTCTGCAAAAAGGTCGTGTCCTCCCGGTTCCGGAACCATTCCCGCTTCAGTGGCAGAAGCTGGTTCCGGTAATGTTCAAAGAATCCCCTTGTGCGCGCGGTATCCCCCTCTTTGCGGGTCCGCAGCGTCTCGTCGGACGCATCCAAAAACAAAATGTGCTCCGGCATACACCCTTGGGCCGCCGCCAGTTCCGGTGCCAATGCCCGCCGGAGCTCCTCCACACCCCAATCCAATCCTTTGCTTTTGGGATAGTGGAGCGTATAGAACACGATCTCCTCTGCGCCGAAATCCATCACGGTGCAGGGGT
Proteins encoded in this window:
- the rpsF gene encoding 30S ribosomal protein S6, whose protein sequence is MAKYETMLITSAALDEEATAALVGKFKSLIEANGTIDSIDEWGKRRLAYPINDEEEGVYTVINFTSEPSFPAELDRVYKITEGVMRSLIVAHEE
- a CDS encoding AAA family ATPase, translated to MILSLQGCMAVGKTTAARYLQAHDSQLHVCFEDNAAVIAEVKHRGLDKNCYADYLEIQRLFLQNEVRRWQEAQKYPCTVMDFGAEEIVFYTLHYPKSKGLDWGVEELRRALAPELAAAQGCMPEHILFLDASDETLRTRKEGDTARTRGFFEHYRNQLLPLKREWFRNREDTTFLQTDGLTAEQEGEAVLRWCTQWIGMNR
- a CDS encoding cation:proton antiporter, whose amino-acid sequence is MYSVFRNLAIIILTAKFFGLAARKCKAPQVVGEIIAGLLIGPCVLNLVHISDTISVFAEIGVVLLMFSTGLGTNLKELIKAGPIATLIACVGVAVPLAGGTLLYSIFYGFAAVGSTEFYKALFIGTIMTATSVSITVAALQEMGHLKSFLGTTIVSAAVIDDVIGIVVLTCVLGAGSGTGTGLGKVLFNTVLFFATAIGVGLVAHFAMKWLDKRNPHTQRITIVSMAFCFAMAYIAEAYFGIADITGAYIAGIVFCSMDDASYVERRVDISNYVLFAPVFFASIGLKTDISGLTPQILLFSVCFVIVALITKIIGCGLAAKVCRFSWADSLKVGVGMMTRGEVALIVAQKGLDIGVVDPVYFTAVILLIVVSSVATPLVLKVLFTKAPPTPHPSQSEA
- a CDS encoding single-stranded DNA-binding protein codes for the protein MLNVVAIMGRLVADPELRTTQSGTNVCSFRIACDRNFARQGEQRQADFIDIVAWRQQAEFVSKYFQKGSLIAIEGSLQTRQYQDKQGNNRTAVEVVANNINFAGPKSSNQGGGANYQNSAPSYQNAAPARPAAVEAAPSYSAGSADDFAVIDDSDDLPF
- the rpsR gene encoding 30S ribosomal protein S18; the encoded protein is MAFERTEGSRPARPIRRGRKKVCSFCVDRIDTIDYKDVPRLRKYVSERAKIIPRRVTGTCAYHQRALTVAIKRARHVALMPYVSD